A single Xiphias gladius isolate SHS-SW01 ecotype Sanya breed wild chromosome 22, ASM1685928v1, whole genome shotgun sequence DNA region contains:
- the dop1a gene encoding protein dopey-1 isoform X1, translating to MNAEEVELLSDSKYRNYVAAVDKALKNFEYSSEWADLISALGKLNKVLQNNAKYQVVPKKLTIGKRLAQCLHPALPSGVHRKALETYEIIFKIIGPKRLAKDLFLYSSGLFPLLSNAAMSVKPVLLGLYETYYLPLGKTLKPGLQGLLTGVLPGLEEGSEYYDRTNTLLEKVAAAVEQSAFYSALWGSILTSPAVRLPGVSFVLLHLNRKLSMEDQLYVIGSDIELMVEAVSTSVQDSSVLVQRSTLDLILFCFPFHMSQATRPDMIRILSAALHVVLRRDMSLNRRLYAWLLGFDNNGVIIGPRSTRQSNPEEHASHYFNTFSKDMLVQAMVRILQGKARGGEEESILMHDLKPFRILISLLDKPELGPAILEDVLIEVFRTLYTQCRTELDLQNQSPFSKDHTHLSSKLRENKKTAELIKTANLLFNSFEPYYMWDYIARWFEECCRRTMESSPHAQRHSGSLDPPELSLVEFCQLVDFLLDIVSLPTRSMRVICQETYIEIQTEHLPQLLLRMVAALTCHLQALGLGELTHCLRLCSKILSKVQPPLVSPLALPSGSQAQGHSNSTGNSSNSARDKSRDKDDKRALPATLELPGSGEVFEDGENPPSSRSSESGFTDFVQYQGDGPDETERIPHSHPAVKTGRRSSGPSQTKPLDKPVMQCCLEHFQQFLSRLISLYINPGRVDRPDGERNVVMQLGPLASEGSHHCDHTELCSGSGMVQREFVAAFTAACQLFLECSSFPVYIAEGNLKSSPTQEEQLDSEQVRLPVWLQTLMDACCLASDFSLQGVAISLLMDLVGLAQSVAMVTAESVASSDTESAQPMSPSQGRVAVVIRPPLTQGILKYIADKTDVFKSVALILWDQLGEGTPQHHQRSVELFYQLHNLVPSSSICEDVISQQLMHRDKRIRLEAHVKFSVLWHLTRDLNVNKSSPFSRTFDRSLFIMLDSLSYWDPCTSAVGRAWLNQVLQRHDIARVLEPLLLLLLHPKTHRVSIQRVQAQRHWAQVCPEPPEQGPSEAIYTRDSGFSDNFSLIHVGSVTQDELQGMAMGDMEPFCLTVNPLSDSLSLLSLSSENLQLAGEYQSADQQGEPQSSGSSGSHSSTVENGSFEEPEGVNSTVNGSDQQPGSSDDMSEDSIEEVVAAVIKELIDRVLSLVDEGSLEVSPPPENWPQTDTDSTSSDTSTGPRLDSGPPPSSSHRTVPEMLAGGTLEFLSVTQADISAEEQHKEGITRHSSSPSIVTLPDSSDPTTPDHNLRVDDPQARKRSHSSTQLSLKGKIMERLADKSPGAKPKIKKAKRKEEERQRKAANQAEKLRPPSIFFGDSLDLENWYSCGEGEVSEIESDTGSPSGGPGGTVGGVRVAGCRSSSAPTRFNIHPLYQHVLLYLQLYDSSRALHALSAIAAMLKAAPSGFVSAISTTSINNTYTPQLSLLQNLLARHRVSVMGKDFYCPIPQDSHSHSFRSAMYLEIIISLCLYFLRSYYSAHLAAGPQDLAGNRAMQLTSVEVLALLFSELAKVTGGSAKGFASFISDVLFKCKVQKVVLHCLLSSIFSAQKWHEQRLSGVNIATVEEGLSEDSVINLSEDQIDSCSAVQSQLLRLLQSLVVLEHRVLVPADEGGEGGPVGGGAGGGGTGVGVGAGFEILGGEVEHVNPQQPMTSLQYLHGQPITAQGMFLCAVIRALHQHHACKMHPQWIGLITATLPYMGRVLRRVVASVTLQLCRNLDNLLQQYRYETGITDTRPQWMALCIPPDLILTMLEGITAIIHYCLLDPSSQYHQLQVSVDQKHLAEARSGILSILHTIMSSVTLLWSVLHQADNSDKPAAASAASTSNINLGSTKNLRQQILELLGPISMNHGAHFMAAIAYVWNERKQVKTPVRNKVIPVASEEQLLLVELVRSVSAMRTETVMQTVKEVLKQPPAIAKDKKHLSLEVCMLQFFYAYVQRIPVSSLVDSWPSLLALLKDSVQLGLPAPGQFLILGVLNEFILKNPNLESKKDQRELQDVTHKVVEAIGTIAGSSLEQTTWLRRNLEVKASPQIVVDGTNLEADVEDLMHTVMEASSFTPSVYSVHALTLLAEVLAHLLDMVFYSDEKERVIPLLVNIMHYVVPYLRNHSAHNAPSYRACIQLLSSLSGYQYTRRAWKKEAFDLFMDHTFFQMDSSCVSHWRAIIDHLMTHDKTTFRDLMTRVAVAQSSSLSLFTNRDAELEQRAMLLKRLAFTIYSSEVDQYQKYLPDIQERLVESLRLPQVPILHAQVFLFFRVLLLRMSPQHLTSLWPTMITELVQVFLLMEQELTADEDISRTSGPSVAGLETTYSGGNGFSTSYNSQRWLNLYLSACKLLDLALALPPESLPQFQMYRWAFIPEASDDSGLEVRRQGTHQREFKPYVVRLAKLLRKRAKKNPEEDCSTRTLSWEPGHLMLTLYVIRSMEQLLPFFNLLSQVFNSKASSRSGPVYTHNNPADSSFPSHKEGHKLESQKVFWSRARQNIEEMVEKDFLEGLIKT from the exons ATGAATGCAGAGgaagtggagctgctcagtgactCCAAGTACAGGAACTATGTGGCGGCAGTGGACAAAGCCCTCAAAAACTTTGAGTACTCCAGTGAGTGGGCGGATCTCATCTCTGCACTGGGCAAACTCAACAAG GTTTTGCAGAATAATGCAAAATATCAAGTGGTTCCCAAGAAGCTGACGATAGGCAAACGTCTGGCCCAATGCCTCCACCCTGCCCTGCCCAGCGGAGTCCATCGAAAGGCGTTGGAGACCTACGAGATCATCTTCAAGATCATCGGCCCCAAGAGGCTAGCCAAAGACCTCTTTCTTTATAG CTCTGGGCTCTTCCCTTTACTCTCCAATGCTGCTATGTCTGTGAAGCCTGTGCTGCTGGGGCTCTATGAGACTTACTACCTGCCCCTGGGGAAGACTCTGAAACCAGGCCTACAGGGGCTACTGACTGGGGTACTGCCTGGTCTAGAGGAGGGCTCTGAGTACTACGACAG AACCAACACCCTGTTGGAGAAAGTGGCTGCAGCAGTGGAGCAGTCGGCCTTTTACAGTGCCTTGTGGGGCAGCATCCTGACCAGCCCTGCTGTGCGTCTCCCTGGGGTCTCTTTTGTTCTGCTGCACCTTAATCGCAAGCTCTCCATGGAGGACCAGCTCTATGTCATAGGCAGTGACATCGAACTCATG GTGGAGGCAGTCAGTACCTCAGTCCAGGACTCTAGTGTTTTGGTGCAGAGGAGCACCCTGGACCTGATACTCTTCTGCTTCCCCTTCCACATGAGCCAG GCGACTCGCCCTGACATGATCCGGATCCTGTCAGCAGCTTTGCATGTCGTTTTGAGAAGAGACATGTCCCTCAACCGCAGACTCTATGCCTGGCTGCTGG gCTTTGATAACAATGGGGTGATAATAGGCCCCCGCAGCACTCGACAGAGCAACCCAGAGGAGCACGCTAGCCACTACTTCAACACCTTCTCTAAGGACATGCTGGTCCAG GCAATGGTCAGGATCTTGCAGGGCAAGGCCCGAGGTGGGGAAGAGGAGAGCATCCTCATGCACGACCTCAAGCCATTTCGCATTCTGATCAGTCTGCTGGACAAACCCGAGCTTG GTCCAGCAATCCTAGAGGATGTTTTGATTGAGGTGTTTCGGACTCTATACACGCAGTGCCGAACAGAGTTGGACCTCCAAAACCAGAGTCCATTCAGCAAAGACCATACACACCTCAGCAG CAAACTACGTGAGAATAAGAAGACAGCAGAACTTATTAAAACAGCCAATCTCCTGTTCAACTCGTTTGAACCGTACTACATGTGGGACTACATCGCTCGCTGGTTTGAGGAGTGCTGCAG GAGGACAATGGAAAGCAGCCCACATGCACAGCGGCACTCTGGGAGTTTAGACCCTCCTGAGCTCTCATTGGTGGAGTTCTGTCAGCTGGTTGATTTCCTACTGGATATTGTTTCCTTG CCTACTAGAAGCATGAGGGTAATCTGCCAG GAGACGTACATAGAGATCCAGACAGAGCATCTTCCTCAGCTGCTGTTGCGCATGGTGGCAGCTCTGACCTGCCACCTGCAGGCGCTGGGCCTTGGGGAACTCACCCACTGCCTTCGTCTCTGCTCCAAGATCCTCAGCAAAGTGCAGCCACCGCTGGTGTCCCCTCTGGCCCTGCCCTCAGGCTCCCAGGCTCAAGGTCACTCTAACTCCACTGGCAACTCCTCAAACTCAGCAAGGGATAAGAGCAGAGACAAGGACGACAAACGG GCTCTCCCTGCTACTCTGGAGCTACCTGGCAGTGGGGAGGTGTTTGAGGATGGGGAAAATCCTCCCAGCAGTCGCTCCTCAGAAAGTGGCTTCACAGACTTTGTCCAGTACCAGGGAGATGGCCCAGACGAAACAGAACGAATCCCCCATTCCCACCCAGCAGTCAAAACAGGCCGTCGCTCCTCAGGCCCATCACAGACCAAGCCTCTGGACAAACCTGTCATGCAGTGCTGCCTAGAGCATTTCCAACAGTTTCTCTCCCGACTTATCTCCCTGTATATTAACCCTGGGCGGGTGGACAGACCTGATGGTGAAAGAAATGTGGTGATGCAGTTGGGGCCCCTGGCTTCAGAGGGCTCCCACCACTGTGATCATACTGAGTTATGCTCAGGATCTGGGATGGTTCAGAGGGAGTTTGTTGCTGCCTTCACTGCTGCCTGCCAGCTCTTCCTAGAATGCTCCAGTTTCCCTGTCTACATCGCAGAGGGTAACCTCAAGTCCTCACCCACACAGGAAGAGCAGTTGG ACAGTGAGCAGGTCCGTCTGCCAGTGTGGCTGCAGACACTGATGGATGCCTGCTGCCTGGCCAGTGACTTCAGCCTGCAGGGCGTTGCCATCTCCCTACTCATGGATCTAGTAGGACTAGCCCAGTCAGTTGCCATGGTGACGGCTGAGAGCGTGGCATCCAGTGACACAGAGTCCGCACAGCCCATGAGCCCTAGCCAGGGTCGAGTGGCTGTCGTCATCAGGCCACCACTCACTCAGGGAATCCTAAAGTACATCGCTGACAAGACGGACGTCTTCAAG AGCGTGGCTTTGATTTTGTGGGACCAGTTGGGTGAAGGAACTCCTCAGCACCATCAACGCAGTGTGGAGCTTTTCTACCAGCTCCACAACCTGGTGCCTTCTTCCAGCATCTGTGAGGACGTCATCAGCCAGCAACTCATGCACAGAGACAAG agaATTCGGTTGGAGGCCCATGTGAAGTTCTCTGTGCTGTGGCATTTGACACGAGATTTGAACGTCAACAAGTCCTCTCCTTTTAGTCGTACGTTTGACAG ATCTCTTTTCATCATGCTAGACAGTCTGAGTTATTGGGACCCATGTACCAGTGCTGTTGGTCGGGCTTGGCTGAATCAGGTCCTTCAGAGACATGACATTGCTCGGGTCCTTGAGCCacttctcctccttctgctcCACCCTAAGACCCATCGAGTGTCCATTCAGAGGGTACAAGCCCAGCGGCACTGGGCCCAGGTCTGTCCTGAACCACCTGAACAGGGGCCATCAGAAGCCATCTACACCAGGGACTCAGGCTTCTCAGACA ACTTCAGTCTTATCCACGTGGGGAGTGTTACACAAGATGAGCTCCAAGGCATGGCGATGGGTGACATGGAGCCGTTCTGTCTGACGGTCAACCCCTTGAGTGACAGCCTGTCCTTGCTGAGCCTGAGCAGTGAGAACTTacaactagctggtgaatatCAGTCTGCTGACCAGCAGGGGGAGCCCCAGAGCTCAGGGTCCAGTGGCTCTCATTCATCAACAGTGGAAAATGGCAGCTTTGAGGAACCAGAGGGTGTCAACAGCACAGTCAATGGCTCAGACCAACAGCCTGGTTCCTCAGATGACATGTCTGAGGACTCTATAGAAGAGGTTGTTGCCGCTGTTATCAAAGAGTTAATAGACAGGGTTCTGAGTTTAGTAGATGAGGGATCTCTTGAAGTCTCACCTCCACCTGAAAATTggccacagacagacacagacagcacTTCCTCAGATACCTCGACTGGTCCCCGACTTGACTCAGGTCCTCCTCCCAGCTCCAGCCACCGGACTGTGCCAGAGATGCTGGCTGGAGGCACGCTGGAGTTCCTCTCTGTCACACAGGCAGATATATCGGCAGAGGAGCAGCACAAAGAGGGTATCACCCGTCATAGTTCATCTCCTTCTATTGTCACGTTGCCAGACAGCTCTGACCCAACCACCCCGGACCACAACCTGCGGGTGGATGACCCTCAGGCCCGTAAACGTAGCCATAGCAGCACCCAGCTTAGCCTTAAAGGGAAGATCATGGAGAGGCTGGCAGACAAATCTCCAGGGGCAAAGCCCAAAATCAAGAAggccaagaggaaagaggaggagagacagagaaaggcagcGAATCAAGCTGAGAAACTGCGGCCACCCAGTATTTTCTTTGGGGATAGCCTGGATCTAGAGAACTGGTACAGCTGTGGGGAAGGCGAGGTATCAGAGATTGAGAGTGACACGGGCTCACCCAGCGGGGGTCCTGGTGGGACTGTTGGGGGGGTCCGTGTCGCAGGATGCAGATCATCCTCTGCCCCAACTCGTTTTAACATCCATCCTCTCTACCAGCATGTCCTGCTCTACCTCCAGTTGTACGACTCCTCCCGGGCCCTCCACGCCCTGTCAGCCATCGCAGCCATGCTGAAAGCCGCTCCCTCAGGGTTTGTAAGTGCCATCTCCACCACCAGCATCAACAACACCTACACTCCACAGCTCTCTCTGCTCCAAAACCTCCTAGCACGTCACAGAGTCTCCGTTATGGGCAAAGACTTCTACTGCCCCATCCCCCAGGACTCCCACTCCCACTCATTTCGCAGCGCCATGTACCTGGAGATCATCATCTCGCTTTGTCTCTATTTCCTAAGAAGCTATTACTCTGCCCACTTGGCAGCAGGCCCTCAGGACTTGGCAGGGAACCGAGCCATGCAGTTGACCAGTGTGGAGGTCTTAGCTCTCCTCTTCAGCGAGCTAGCCAAAGTTACAGGTGGCTCGGCTAAGGGCTTTGCTAGTTTCATCAGTGATGTCCTTTTTAAGTGCAAAGTTCAAAAGGTGGTTCTCCATTGCCTGCTCTCCTCCATATTCAGCGCCCAGAAATGGCATGAGCAACGGTTGTCAGGTGTTAACATTGCCACAGTTGAGGAGGGTCTGTCAGAGGATAGTGTGATCAACCTGTCAGAGGACCAGATTGACAGCTGTAGTGCAGTCCAGTCACAGTTGTTAAGACTGTTGCAGAGCCTTGTTGTACTTGAGCACAGAGTCCTGGTGCCAGCagatgagggaggagaaggaggaccTGTGGGAGGAGGGGCAGGTGGTGGAGGGACAGGAGTTGGTGTTGGGGCAGGGTTTGAGATTCTCGGTGGAGAAGTGGAGCATGTCAACCCTCAGCAGCCAATGACATCACTGCAATACCTCCATGGACAGCCTATCACAGCGCAAGGTATGTTCCTGTGTGCAGTGATCAGGGCACTTCACCAGCACCATGCTTGTAAGATGCACCCCCAGTGGATCGGGCTCATAACAGCCACCCTGCCATACATGGGGAGGGTGCTGAGGAGGGTGGTGGCCTCCGTCACTCTGCAGCTGTGCAGGAACCTGGACAACCTTCTTCAGCAGTACCGATATGAGACCGGAATAACTGACACCAG ACCCCAGTGGATGGCTCTCTGCATCCCTCCTGACTTGATTCTGACAATGCTCGAGGGCATAACGGCCATCATCCATTACTGCCTACTGGATCCCAGTTCACAGTACCACCAG TTACAAGTGAGTGTTGACCAGAAGCACCTGGCTGAGGCTCGTTCGGGTATCCTGTCCATCCTCCATACCATCATGTCCTCTGTCACCCTACTGTGGAGTGTCCTCCACCAGGCTGACAACTCCGACAAGccagctgctgcctctgctgcctccaCTTCCAACATCAACCTGGGCTCCACGAAG AACCTCCGTCAGCAAATTCTAGAGCTGCTGGGTCCGATCTCCATGAACCATGGTGCTCACTTCATGGCAGCAATTGCCTATGTTTGGAATGAGAGGAAACAGGTCAAAACTCCAGTCAGAAATAAG GTGATTCCTGTAGCCAGTGAAGaacagctgctgctggttgAGCTGGTTCGTTCAGTGAGCGCCATGCGCACTGAGACAGTCATGCAGACAGTCAAAGAGGTTCTGAAACAGCCACCTGCCATTGCAAAGGATAAG AAGCACCTCTCTTTGGAGGTCTGCATGCTGCAGTTCTTCTATGCCTATGTCCAGAG gatCCCTGTGTCCAGTTTAGTTGATAGCTGGCCATCTCTGCTGGCACTGCTGAAGGACTCTGTGCAGTTAGGCCTGCCTGCCCCGGGCCAGTTTCTCATTTTGGG agTTCTGAATGAGTTCATTTTGAAGAATCCCAATCTGGAGAGCAAGAAGGaccagagggagctgcag GACGTGACTCATAAAGTTGTGGAGGCCATCGGGACGATTGCAGGCTCCTCTCTAGAACAAACCACATGGTTGAGGAGAAACTTGGAGGTGAAGGCTTCTCCTCAGATAGTTGTGGATGGAACCAACCTGGAAGCTGATGTAGAAG atTTAATGCACACAGTGATGGAGGCCTCCAGCTTTACGCCATCAGTGTACAGCGTTCACGCCCTCACACTGTTGGCTGAG gTGCTGGCTCATCTGTTGGACATGGTGTTCTACAGTGACGAGAAGGAGAGGGTGATTCCACTGCTGGTTAATATCATGCACTATGTAGTGCCCTACCTCCGCAACCACAG TGCTCACAACGCCCCCAGCTACCGGGCCTGCATCCAACTGTTAAGCAGCCTAAGTGGGTACCAGTACACCCGCCGTGCCTGGAAGAAGGAGGCCTTCGACCTCTTCATGGACCACACCTTCTTCCAGATGGACTCCTCCTGCGTCAGTCA CTGGAGAGCCATCATTGACCACCTGATGACTCACGACAAGACCACATTCAGAGACCTAATGA CCCGGGTGGCTGTAGCCCAGAGCAGTTCTCTGAGTCTGTTCACCAACAGAGACGCTGAGCTTGAGCAGAGGGCCATGCTGCTCAAACGCCTGGCCTTCACCATCTACAGCAGCGAAGTGGACCAGTACCAGAAATACCTGCCAGACATACAAG agcgTCTGGTGGAGAGCCTGCGTCTTCCTCAGGTGCCCATCCTCCATGCTCAGGTGTTCCTGTTCTTCagagtgctgctgctgcgcaTGTCACCTCAACACCTCACCTCTCTGTGGCCCACCATGATCACCGAACTG GTTCAGGTGTTTCTACTGATGGAGCAGGAGCTAACAGCAGATGAAGACATATCAAG GACATCAGGGCCGTCTGTGGCTGGGTTGGAGACCACCTATTCTGGAGGTAACGGCTTCTCCACCTCCTACAACAGCCAGCGTTGGCTCAACCTCTATCTGTCTGCCTGCAAGCTCCTGGATCTGGCCTTGGCTCTGCCTCCTGAGAGCCTGCCTCAGTTCCAGAT GTACCGCTGGGCCTTCATCCCTGAAGCTTCAGATGATTCAGGATTAGAAGTGAGACGTCAGGGGACTCATCAGAGAGAGTTTAAGCCCTACGTGGTCCGACTGGCGAAGCTGCTGAGGAAACGAGCCAAG AAAAACCCGGAGGAGGACTGCTCCACTCGAACCCTGTCCTGGGAGCCCGGTCACCTCATGCTGACACTGTACGTGATCCGCAGCATGGAGCAGCTGCTACCCTTCTTCAACCTGCTCAGCCAGGTGTTCAACAGCAAGGCCAGCAGCCGCTCAGGTCCCGTCTACACCCACAACAACCCCGCGGACTCCTCCTTCCCCAGCCACAAGGAGGGCCACAAACTGGAGAGCCAGAAAGTCTTTTGGAGTCGAGCTCGACAGAACATCGAGGAGATGGTGGAAAAAGACTTTCTAGAGGGACTTATCAAGACGTGA